Part of the Streptomyces sp. NBC_01460 genome, CCATCGGCCCGAGGTATCGACCCGGACCGGGCCTACGCTCGTCCCTGACGACCACTGCCCACCCCCTGCCAACGCGGAGTAACCGCCATGCCGTCCAACGACGTCCGGACTCTCCTTCACACCGCCGTGCCCACCGCTGCCGTCGGTGTTGTCGCCGTCGCTGTCAGCGCTGCGCTCGCCGGTGGCAAGGGTGCGATCGGTGCGGCGGTCGGGACGCTGGTGGTGATCCTCTTCATGGGGATCGGACTCGGCGTCCTGCAGCGCACGGCGAAGTCCCTGCCGCACCTGTTCCAGGCCATGGGGCTGGTGCTCTACACGGTCGAACTGCTGTTGCTCTTCGTCTTCGTGGCCGCCTTCCAGAACACGACGCTGTTCAACCCGAGGGCCTTCGCCGCTTCGCTGATCGCAGCGACGCTCGCGTGGGTCGCGGCGCAGATCCGCGTGCACATGAAGACCAAGATCCTTTACGTCGAGCCGGACTCGTCCGCGGGCAGGACGCCCGAGAACACGGGGTCTTCGACGTGAGGGGTAGGGCCGGGATAAGCGAGCGTTCGAGACCCTGCTATCGTCCGGTGCCAACTGCGGCACTGCGGGCGCGGGCATCAAAATCGGCGCCTGCTTCATCGCGAGGCGTAATGCCTGAGCCGCCCCCCATCCGTAAAACCAGTCCAGTGCCGACCAGCGGCTGCTTGCCGCGCCGACACAACGAGGTTGCCGTACCTATGCGCCACGCTGAAGGAGCCCGCGGTGAGTGCTGACCCGACGACGGTGCTCGCCTTCGAGACCGACTGCCACATCTTCGACGGATGCGGCTTCCCGGCTCCTGGCCTGCACTCCTTTGTTTTCGAGCCGATGTTCACGGTCGGCGGCATCGAGATCAACAAGCCGATGCTGCTGGCGGTCCTGAGCACCGTTGTCGTCGTCGGCTTCTTCTGGGCGGCCTTCAACAAGCCGAAGGTCGTGCCCGGAAAGCTCCAGATGGTCGCCGAGGCGGGTTACGACTTCATCCGCACCGGTGTGGTGTACGAGACGCTCGGCAAGCGCGAGGGCAAGAAGTACGTGCCCCTCATGGTCTCGCTGTTCTTCTTCATCTGGATCATGAACCTCTGGGCGATCATCCCGTTCGCCCAGTTCCCGGTGGTCTCGGTCATCGGGTTCCCGGTGGCGCTGGCCGCGATCGTGTACATCCTCTGGGTCAGCCTGACCTTCAAGCGGCACGGTTTCGTCGGTGGCTGGAAGAACATCTCCGGCTACGACCCGTCGATCGGCCCGGCCCTCCCGTTCGTCATGCTCATCGAGATCATGTCGAACCTGCTGATCCGGCCCTTCACCCACGCCGTGCGACTCTTCGCCAACATGTTCGCCGGCCACGTGCTGCTGCTGATCTTCACGATCGCCAGCTGGTACCTGCTGAACGGCATCGGCATCGCCTACGCCGGTGTCTCGTTCGTGATGACCATCCTGATGACCGCCTTCGAGCTGTTCATCCAGGCGCTGCAGGCCTATGTGTTCGTCCTTCTGGCCTGCAACTACATCCAGGGCGCTCTCGCAGAGAACCACTGAGCAGCAGCCCGGCACCACCCCCGATAGTCGTCCGGTGGCCAACCCCCACCGGTTCTGAAAGAGAAGGAAGAAACGGCATGTCCGCTCTTGAGACCCTCGCCGCCGTCAACATCACGGGCAACCTCGGTTCCATCGGCTACGGCCTCGCCGCGATCGGCCCCGGCGTCGGCGTCGGCATCATCTTCGGTAACGGCACCCAGGCGCTGGCCCGTCAGCCCGAAGCTGCCGGCCTGATCCGCTCGAACCAGATCCTCGGCTTCGTGCTCTGTGAGGCGCTCGCCCTGATCGGTCTCGTCATGCCCTTCGTCTACCCGGTCGACTAATTCGCGGCATTCCCACTGCCCGAAGCGACGAAAGGCATTGATGTGAACGCCCTACTGCTGGCGTCCGAAGAAGAGATCCAGAACCCGCTGCTTCCCGCGGTGCCTGAGATCATCATCGGCCTCATCGCCTTCGCCATCGTCTTCGGTTTCCTCGCCAAGAAGCTCCTCCCGAACATCAACAAGGTTCTGGAAGAGCGCCGCGAGGCCATCGAAGGCGGTATCGAGAAGGCCGATGCGGCCCAGACCGAGGCCCAGAGCGTTCTTGAGCAGTACAAGGCTCAGCTCGCCGAGGCCCGCCACGAGGCCGCCCGTCTGCGCCAGGAGGCGCAGGAGCAGGGTGCCGTCATCATCCAGGAGATGAGGGCGGAGGGTCAGCGGCAGCGCGAGGAGATCATCGCGGCCGGCCACGCCCAGATCGAGGCCGACCGCAAGGCCGCGGCGTCCGCGCTGCGCCAGGACGTGGGCAGCCTCGCCACCGCCCTGGCCGGCAAGCTCGTCGGCGAGTCCCTCGAGGACCACGCCCGGCAGAGCGGCACCGTCGACCGATTCCTCGACGAGCTCGAGGCGAAGGCCGAGGCCGTCCGATGAACGGAGCGAGCCGCGAGGCGCTGGCCGCCGCACGCGAGCGCCTCGACGCACTGACCGACTCCACGTCGGTCGACGCGGCGAAGCTCGCCGAGGAGCTGGCAGC contains:
- the atpB gene encoding F0F1 ATP synthase subunit A, whose protein sequence is MSADPTTVLAFETDCHIFDGCGFPAPGLHSFVFEPMFTVGGIEINKPMLLAVLSTVVVVGFFWAAFNKPKVVPGKLQMVAEAGYDFIRTGVVYETLGKREGKKYVPLMVSLFFFIWIMNLWAIIPFAQFPVVSVIGFPVALAAIVYILWVSLTFKRHGFVGGWKNISGYDPSIGPALPFVMLIEIMSNLLIRPFTHAVRLFANMFAGHVLLLIFTIASWYLLNGIGIAYAGVSFVMTILMTAFELFIQALQAYVFVLLACNYIQGALAENH
- the atpE gene encoding ATP synthase F0 subunit C; this translates as MSALETLAAVNITGNLGSIGYGLAAIGPGVGVGIIFGNGTQALARQPEAAGLIRSNQILGFVLCEALALIGLVMPFVYPVD
- a CDS encoding F0F1 ATP synthase subunit B, yielding MNALLLASEEEIQNPLLPAVPEIIIGLIAFAIVFGFLAKKLLPNINKVLEERREAIEGGIEKADAAQTEAQSVLEQYKAQLAEARHEAARLRQEAQEQGAVIIQEMRAEGQRQREEIIAAGHAQIEADRKAAASALRQDVGSLATALAGKLVGESLEDHARQSGTVDRFLDELEAKAEAVR